One Epinephelus fuscoguttatus linkage group LG16, E.fuscoguttatus.final_Chr_v1 genomic window, GTTGTTTCCCTATGATACTATATGTCGTATAAACATGCCACTCAAAATGGTTTTAGATTGCAATCTGATTGTAAAGCTACATTTCACAAAATAATCCATCTGTTTCAAAGTATCAATAAGAGGCAGAAACATCTGTTAATGTCTTATCTGTGTTAAAATGGTAGGTCAGGTATCTCTGAGCTGAGGGATTTGTTGAAAATGGTTTCCCCGTGTGCCCGTGTTTACTTTTTGCTTCCTTTACAAAggaaacatttctttttaatagCTACCTAACTCGCTGCCACTGAAGCTTGACTAATACTCGACCCTGATCATACCCAATCATGAGGGCATTTGGATGAAAGCCCAAATCAAGTGTGCTGCTGTGTAGAGTAACACGTAACATGTATGCTACACAGTGAGTGCATGTTGTTGGTAACGGTGATCCATTTCAGCAGTACGAGAAGTCTTATTCTGGGCCTTGTGAATTAGAGCTGATGCACAGTTTGTCATGTCATTCAGTGAGTCTGCTGTATTACCTTTGATGCTGTCATTTGTTTTATGTGTACATGATTTGTATGAAACACGAAAGTGTAAATGTTAAAGATTAGGCTCACTCAAGGGCAATCTTTGGCAAGGAAAACAGCAGGCCTGTTGGACTTTATCTCGCCTCTTTAAAGACTTGAAAAATATTAACTTCAGCTGTCAGAGGAAGGCAGAAGTCCTTGAtacaggtgtttgtgtgttttatcaaGGCAAAGCTGCTTGTTTTTCCCCTGCCTGACATGAAAGCACTTCGTCTCTTTGTTAGCTACTGTGTACACTGAGTTAGTCAGGCCTTTCATCCACAAAAGTGTTAAACTGCTGAGACTTAGAGTAAGTGTTCGGGCTGATAAGTTGTTTGATCTGTGAATATGCTTGATATTTCAAATAGATCATTTCCTATCTTGTTCGGAGCAGGTAAGAGCTCTGGCACCAGTTCTTGTCAGGGAGAAATCCACTATGGGCCTCATTTGTCTGCCATATCTTCATGCAAAGATAGGGTTTTATAATCTCCTTCACTTTACATAGAGCCCACCCCTTTCTGTAGCATAAAGCTCATATAGCATGTGACTCTAAGTGCTGCTTAACTCAGAGCTTCATACAAGACAGTCGTCTCTTTGGCCATGCAAATAAGAGTACAGCTTGATTTGTTTGTGGCATTTAATCGACTTTTATGCAAAGGAGCAAGTCAGTTTTTTGTTGGAGCAGAATGCTTTAAgttgtcaatcaatcagtcaatcaatcaattttatttataaagcccaatatcacaaatcacaatttgcctcacagggctttacagcatacaacatccctctgtcctttggaccctcacagtggataaggaaaaactcccccaaaaaaaccctttaacgggggaaaaaaccagtagaaacctcaggaagagcaactgaggagggatccccctgccaggacagacagacgtgcaatagttGTCTGTTCTGTGGTCTATTTTTCCTTCATGTAAGATCTCCCAAAGCATGTTACTGCTTGCCTGTTGACTACTGTTAGCACATTTTACTGTTCTGCACGCAACCACTCACTGTAAGCcctgtgatcattttgtttttagtgtACTAAACATGTGCACACCATGACCACTACACAACCTCCGTAGTATGGTTTTACATACAGTGTTACATCTGAGTATGTGCTTGTCAGATCTGGATGCTTGGCCtaaactatgttttttttttttttaaatgttgaaagATTATAAAGGAGCACTGTGTAAGATTTACGGGGACTTAGCAGCATCTACTGGTGAGGGTtgaagattgcaaccagctgaaacttctcccggttagaatttcTTCGGTGTTTATtgtccaggaggtttttatcggttgctaaattatccacagatctccctccttctccaaaacaaacagactaggTGATTTAAACGGGTAAAAACGgtgagtaaagcagtttcacgtttaaaaaatcattattatCTCTGCTCTTGTCATGGAaaggctgctaactatggtggccaacacgaaaacatgaatgtccctatctagagccagtgtttgggttgtcctttctgggctgctgtagaaatatggcggtgcaacatggcaatctgtGTAGACGAGGACCCACTCCTTAAGTAGATATAAACGACTCATTTTagggaaacagaaacacaacacttcttattttcaggtaattatacactgaagaaaacgtCAATaaacccccctaaatcctacacacactGGGCGTTTTAAGCTAGCAGCAAATACAAGGTCACACTTTTTCTAGACGTTCATGTAGGAATATGTTTGATGATCTGAACTCTCTTGAGGTGGTTTAGAAATAGTCCAtgttaatatttgatttttattattatgttttttcagAGACCCCCActctttttcatttaatgtgGGATGAAAGATGCTAATAGATCATGTCACTGCTCTTCGCAGAAGAGGCAATCTGTCTCTGTGAATTAACTTTTTACTGCTCTTCTGTTTCTTCCTGTAAAATGGAGGTAAAGAGATGATCGTATACGAAGTGCACTAAAATTCTAAATTGCAAATGAGGGGTGCTCAACGTTACCTCAGGGTACCATATCTAATATGCTCAAAATGAATTAGTCAGCACTGCTACTGCGTTTTAACAGCTTAAACAAGATGCTACCTGCTTTGCATCAGGTTTACTCTACCCCTCACTTTTGCCTTCGCCACGTCGAGGCTCGTCAGGAATGTAACAGAAATTTGCATTTTTGAAGTCTAACATGGATTTAAGTAAGCAGGTTTACAAACCCAAGGATGGTGAGGCTTTTCATTGGAATGAAGGAAAAACAATATCATGTCAACTTGAGAGGTTTTCACCTGACATCTTCTCCGTATCCTCCCATACACTCCGTCGTCTGATGTTACCTGACTCTTTATAATCGATCACTGCTGCTCATGTGCCCATCCAGAGCCTGCAGCTGGTGGTACACTGCCTCCAATGTCGTCCTGATTAAAGCTCATTTCCACAGGCTGACTGACGTCTAGTTGGCCATTAGTTGGCTTCAGTAGCTGCCCCTGTGCGCTTGTCTAGTGTCGATCATGAAATATATTAGCATCATAAATAACACTCCCCTGACAAGAGCCCAGCTGTGAGTACATGATGATGTGGCATGCATAACATCACAGGAGGGACGTAATTACTGGATACTAGCAACAGACCCAGTTGgatgtgttgtctgtgtttctgcCAGTGCAAATGTCCACTGTAAAGCTGAGCCACACCACTGAAAACGCTTATGTAAGAAGAGGTCCTTGGACATTGAAGCAGACAAATTAAGGTGGGCAGCCATTAAAGCTGCAATGAATCACTGGACcattggtcagacaaaacaagacatttgaagatgcCACTGTGGGcatttttaaccattttctgACCATTTTTTAGACAAACAACAAGtcaattgagaaaataatcaacagattaatcaaatataatgaaaataattgttggtTGCAGCCCCAGCAGCCATTTGAGATCATGTTGTGgtgtctcaagtcttaacccggCAATTAATCGCTCACATTAAAGAACAATCTTGTCACAGCATTTGCAGCTACATTAATTCAGGTCTCGACAACAAGGCATAGCAgttattttctcttttgttgtCACGTTATAAAGCGAATGACTATATACTGCAGTTGTTTAGAAGTTTTGTTggtctttttattttctcagtgCTCTACTTAGATAGACATTTGCTGAAATGCAAGAAGCAAAACGGGGAGTGGCTCTCTAATGGTGTAGTATATTTTTCTCTTGGCAGATGGCTCTCAGCTGGTGTTTATCACTGCAAGGCAAGCCCCCTCATCTTTACCATCTTATCGTcactgttgctaaaatacaAAACGCACTAGCTCGACATTGCCAGGACCCCGCTCGGAAGGGCAGGGCCGCTGTTTCGCACTGACATTTGCACGATGCAGCCAACAGTGACGTGGCTTAGTGAGTCATAGGTTATGTTCAGACTGTTTTGGGGAAAATGTCACATGTTCCATGCACTCACCAATGGGCTGACATTTCTTCCCAACACAATATTATTGACACTGAGTGCTATTTCTGTGACTTGACCAGCTCCTAAGCTGTATTACTGAGGCTTTTGTCATGTCATCCTCTCCTTCACTCTTCAGCCAGTCGTGCAGCCAGCTCGAACTCTGTTTGGATAAAGTGCTGGCACCAGAAGGCACCCACACTGCAGCATCTGTGTGCCCTCTGTTACGCTGCAAGCTGCAGCCCTACTCCCAACCAGAGCTTATTATAGGTGCCAAATCCCAACAGTCTGTCTGCCAGAATAATATGTCCCTGTGGCCCTCGGCTATGCATAAAGCAAGCATTATACGCATGTCTTTGCTCTGTATGTGGACATTCATTCAACCCCTGCAGCTGAGTAATTCACAAGACTTGGCTGGAACATGGctcatgtgttttatttaacaaCCCTTCTTTCTATATCTTATTAAAGAAACGCTGACTTATCGCCCTCATGAAATTTGAGTCCCACAGCTCCCCtgtactgataaaaacacaagttaattttccctttttattGCTGACATGTTGCTCGTGGACCATGCTACAAACTCGGTGTATAAATGACTTGTCAGCATCAAGGATGAGGCTCTGCTCTGTCAGACATTAATATCTTTAAACAGAGAATGGAGTGACTTCTGTCATGTCACCCCAGTTGAGAATGTCTTAGATGGTTTAGAGTGTGAAGATCACTCGAAATTGAAGATGCTCTCAGTTAATTGGAGGAAAAGTCAAGAGACATGTTGTGACAGTTGCATTTCAGCCAAGCCCTCAGGTTCTGTTTGTGAATTCCAGCGTTGAGGGAGCACAGCTGCATCTTTGGAAGACTGTTATGAAAATATCTTTTAACGTGGCAGCTGCTGCTCTTGAAATTATCCCACACTGTCCAGCGGGTTAGTGTGTTGTAACAGCTGGTtacccttttttttcccaatctGTACAGGTTTCCCTGAGCTACATACAAGATGTCCACCATGGTGTATCCGCGGGAAGAGAAGCTCGAGAAGCTCTCTCAAGAGGAGATCATCTCTAACACAAAGCTGGTGATCCAGGGTCTGGAGGCCCTGAAGAATGAGCATAACTCCATCCTCCACAGCCTCCTGGAGACCATCAAGTGCCTAAAGAAGGATGAGGAGGCAAACCTGGTGCACGAGAAGTCCAATCTGCTCCGCAAGTCCGTGGAGATGATTGAACTGGGCCTGGGAGAAGCACAGGTGAGGCGGGGTGGTCGAGGTTTGAGGAGggcaaaatgtattttcctaCTTAATGAATAGATATAGTTTGATATGAGAAAACATTTAATTCTGTGTAGAATAAAGTAGGTTACAGTTCTCAATATCATACTGGGCAGAAAGACAACATGGTTCACAATGTAGTACAAAATGTATATGCATTACTCTCTTCtactttgtgtgtttctgcttccTCATTCTAAACTGAGCTCGTGTGGTGACCATGATTCATTCAGAATCAGTCCCGGTTTGTTCTTTCCTTTGCCACTACAACTATTTGTCCCTGTTAAATGTCATTGCTCTTCAATGCTGTCTCTATCCCAGGTCATGATGGCCCTGTCCAACCACCTGAACGCGGTGGAGTCAGAGAAGCAGAAGCTGCGTGCCCAGGTGAGGAGGCTCTGCCAGGAAAACCAGTGGCTGCGGGACGAGCTGGCCAACACCCAGCAGAAGCTGCAGAAGAGTGAGCAGAGCGTGgcccagctggaggaggagaagaagcacCTGGAGTTCATGAATCAGCTCAAGAAATATGATGAAGACGTCTCACCCACTGTAAGTACcgaaaacaattacaaacacaTCTTCAGATCAGTACTTGGTCAGTAATATATTTTTGTGAGCTCTGtttgacacattttgatttatttaattccaACATGTGTTGTAGTAAGATTGTTCTCATTCTAACAGGATTCTTTACAATGTAGTCTTCCTCTTTAACACAGTTAACCAGAAAGAACTGACTTGacacacatttcatttattattgaGCCTATGCAGTGACTTGTTAGATTAACATAAGCAAAATGGGACAGAAATAGTCGGGAAATACAAATCTTgtgcaatttttattttaaatctgtcTCAAAATTATTGATTTAACTCTAAAGGGCTGCAAACTGTCAACGATATCTGATACAggagataaaaacagcagcatagTCTTCCAGGAATGAGCCAGTCAGGTCAGGTCCTCATTGATCTAATGGTGAGGATGAATCGCTGCATACTGACCTTATTCTTAGTcacaaaaacaggctgcaatggcCTGTATCCACTAACTGGTTGATGCAGGAAACCATCCTGCCAGCACCCTGAAGGATTCTTATTCTTGCTGTGAAAGCAGCTTTTCCATTTTGCAGATTTTAACAGGTTTCTGCGTTACACATTTAGTCATTTGATAGaatgctgacattactgcttcGTGCGAGGTTTAATATGCTGTATCGAAAAAAATACACCCATCTACACTGACAGATATCTAATGGTATTCCATCAAATTATGTAAAACTAGTGTGTGCTATTTTGAaaccaaaatatataaaatattatttctCTGTCAtggtttctgattttttttttcctcaaatgaGGACACGGGTTGAGAGCCTGACAGAGCAGATATGTATGCTGTTGTAGAAAAAAACCTTTCTGTTGgacttaaataaaatgttttaatgaacATGGATGAGTCCATCTTATCTGAAGATTAGGTAATATTATCTTAAAAGACTCCTCCGTTTAAATGTTTAGTAAGATAATAACTACATTACAGTGGTGCCAGATGTTGGCCTGTGATCCCTGCTGTCGGTTAGAGGATCTAACTggctggtttgttttttgtcctctcagcaggaggagaaggaCCGAGAAACACCGAAGGACTCCCTGGACGACCTTTTCCCCAATGATGAGGAAGAGCATGGCCAAGGAAGTAAGAACAGTATTCAACAATTCATCATGACACTAAGACTTTACTCACCCATGGGACTGTAGACCATGATAACATAGCTATGACAGAGGAGCTTGTTTCCAAAATTTTATAGTCATCCTTAAAGAGCTCGTAATACATCTTTATCCAAAACTTTTTATAGTATGGGATGAAAACAAGTAATTAGTACTTCATGAGAAATGCAATTAGTAGAACAATTTACAGCAtgatgcacatttttatcaccAAAAAAGGCTATTTTCAATAGCAAGGTTGGCAATAAGCACACCTGCTTTAAATAAGGATAGATGCTAAGATCATATAGGCCCTATTATCGGGTGTCACATCCCTCTCTGAGTAAATTAAGCTGACGATGCATCTAAGTCCAGGACACTGGGGTAGATAATGTTGTGTCATACTAATTGAATTACCCCTGTAATCCAATTATTCCCTGAAGCAACAGTATTGTTTGCATGCAAATGTAGTTAGTGTTATAATCAGGTCAGAGTTTCCTCCTTTGACATCCAAGCTGACCTTTGCCCTGCACGTGTGGCCTCTGCACCCCACAGTGCAGCACCaacacaacagtgcagcagtggcTGCGGCCCAGCAGGGAGGCTACGAGATCCCAGCCCGCCTGAGGACCCTGCACAACCTGGTGATCCAGTATGCCTCCCAGGGCAGGTACGAGGTGGCTGTCCCCCTCTGCAAGCAGGCTTTGGAGGATTTGGAGAAGACTTCTGGACACGACCACCCCGACGTGGCCACCATGCTCAACATCCTGGCTTTGGTCTATAGGTCAGAAgtgtttcttttgttatttCCCCATGTATCACATGTGTCATGTTGCCGTCCTTTCCACACATTCTGTCAAAGAGTGTGTAACAGTCTCATCACATTgtcctgtctcttcctctcacttGTGCAGGGATCagaacaaatacaaagaggCCGCCCATCTGCTCAATGATGCTCTGTCCATCCGTGAGAAAACCCTGGGCAAAGACCATCCCGCTGTAAGACTCCGCCATCGTCATGGCAAACATATCTTCATCTGGACATATCCATGCTAGATAGATCAGATTCAGTCATCTGGTGTTGGTTCATAATTGGTCAAAGACTCTATCAACAGGGAGGCAATAACTGTCTACTGTATTCACTGTTCACTCAGTCAGTCTGTATGGATTTTTTTCTCACCATTATTAAAGTATAGATTTGTGAACCTGTGCCTGGAGGCTTTACAGTAATCAATCACAACTGCTGAATGTCTGCTCATGCATCTAGCATGAACCAGACCACTGAGTCTTAGCAGTTAGAACACAACGACCAATGGGAAAACATTAAAGTATACTACCTATTTCATTTCCATTGTGAACAGATCTTTATGAATCAATTTAAACTTTGGCACCTCATAAAGCCTAAAGGAAGCTATTAAAGCCCAGTGCTAGTCCCTGCAGCTCTGTGGGCTTTGCAGTTTGCCTCAAATTGTTGCTCCTGTCACTCAATGTGATCCTCGACACAGAAATAATGAAGCACAAAGGCAGGTTACTGCCACCCTGTGTAATCCAGGTGACTTTGAGGTGTTTGAAAAAACTGCTTGAttgaacaaaatacatttttaggaCTGCAGTAAATAACATTCTGATATTGTGAAGCTAAATTGCTACTGTGACAGCAAAGCAGAGAAAGGAAATGTCCTCATTAagtttttctcctcttctttatGTCCAGGTTGCTGCAACGCTGAACAATCTGGCTGTGCTGTATGGAAAGAGGGGAAAGTACAAGGAGGCCGAGCCTCTGTGTAAGAGAGCTCTGGAGATCAGAGAAAAGGTAGGCCACATCCCTGGATTGCACCGGTAGAGCCGTCTACAGCTCTGCTATCGAGGCCTCATCTCAAGGCTAATCTTGTGAACAATTAGCTCATTGTTATAAAGTAATTAACAGTGATAATATTTCCAAAATGTCAGCTGGAGTCACTGTAACACCAGCGACTATAAATAGGGAAAAGAGCAAATGATTTTCTTAAATTGTCTGTGAAGTTTCCGCTGGGGGCCATTCCTGTGTCGCAGGAGTTTAATTGAGAGCGCAGCTGAAAATGGATGGCAGACGTTGGGGAGCGACGCAAGGATAGAAGGAGACATGACAAAGCTACAGAGCCCAGCAGGGCACAATGAGTGTCTCTTTACCTGAAAGCTCTATTCTGTACCCTCTCTATTGATCAGCCTTTTATTAGATCTCCTGAGTGCTTGCAGCAGGCAGACGTGCTGCCTGGTGAAAGCAGCGAGAGGTACAGAAGGGAGAGGTTCACggagagagccagagacactgaggcagagacacaaactgaaatTTGAATTCAAAACATTTGCTTCTTGATTCCCCTCAGGTCCTGGGGAAGGACCACCCAGACGTGGCCAAACAGCTGAACAACCTGGCTCTGCTTTGCCAGAACCAGGGCAAGTATGAGGAGGTGGAGTACTACTACTGCCGCGCCCTGGAGATCTACGAGAGCAGGCTCGGCCCAGATGATCCCAATGTGGCCAAAACCAAGAACAACCTGGTGAGAGACAAGTTAACACCACCGCATCAGCTTTTATTGAGCTTCTTTTCCCTCTTCCTTCAAACCTTTTCACCTCtacactatactttttatttgacAAGAATTATAATCCCTCTTGAGCCATGAACATACCAAGATAAACACAGGCAGAGCGTAGTTTTATTGTGAGCAGAATCTCTCATTTGTTCTGTCAGCCTGAGTGTCTCTGCGGGGGCGTTGGgcatgtaaactgtaactgcttTCAGCCTGCAGTTCTTCCACTTGAAATGTCTTTCAAAACACTATTGTATTCACGTGATGTTTTTCAGGTTCACACCACACCTGGCTTTACAAAAGGGGCATTTTTTATCCAACACATGCTTTTCTGAAATAACAGTTATGAAAGGAAGCTGAACATAACGTTATTTCACTCTGTCAGCACAAGTGCTGTCATCTTCAGAGGTGTTTGTAGAACAACTGTGTTCAAGGGCATGTCAACACTGGGAGGGGGGCATATATGAAACAAGGGGTTTGTTTGAGTGTTCTGCAAATAATTTTCTGTGTTCTGGTGAATTTCTATGGTTACATTTTTGCTTTTCTGCGTATGTTTATGTTGGAAATGTATTCAGTagattcaaaataaaagtcctctgctaatAGGGTACCAAGCTCCTAGTCCCTTGCATACTGCCTTGCCTCTTCTACTTCCTGTCTTGTCTCTCTGATGATGGAGTGGCTGGAAGGAGACAGTAGGGGAGTCTCTGTGGTACTCCATCATTTTTCATGAGTTGCAGTGCACAGGAGAAATATGCAGACCTACTGCTTCTGCTGTCTCAGGGGGCACATTGTGAGTCAAAAGGCTCAT contains:
- the klc1b gene encoding kinesin light chain 1b isoform X1 → MSTMVYPREEKLEKLSQEEIISNTKLVIQGLEALKNEHNSILHSLLETIKCLKKDEEANLVHEKSNLLRKSVEMIELGLGEAQVMMALSNHLNAVESEKQKLRAQVRRLCQENQWLRDELANTQQKLQKSEQSVAQLEEEKKHLEFMNQLKKYDEDVSPTQEEKDRETPKDSLDDLFPNDEEEHGQGMQHQHNSAAVAAAQQGGYEIPARLRTLHNLVIQYASQGRYEVAVPLCKQALEDLEKTSGHDHPDVATMLNILALVYRDQNKYKEAAHLLNDALSIREKTLGKDHPAVAATLNNLAVLYGKRGKYKEAEPLCKRALEIREKVLGKDHPDVAKQLNNLALLCQNQGKYEEVEYYYCRALEIYESRLGPDDPNVAKTKNNLASCFLKQGKYKEAEILYKEILTRAHEKEFGSVDAENKPIWMHAEEREEMSKGKHRDNTPYGEYGGWYKACKVNSPTVNTTLRNLGALYRRQGKLEAAETLEECAVRSRKQGIDPIHQTRVVEILKDTDGDRRRSRDSLSSVKYESGSETGEEVSMGVEWNGDGTGALQRSGSLGKIRDVLRRSSELLVKKLQGNGPPEPRNTNMKRAASLNYLNKTSDDSFQTRGGSNFRESRGLSSSTVDLYTGN
- the klc1b gene encoding kinesin light chain 1b isoform X2, producing the protein MSTMVYPREEKLEKLSQEEIISNTKLVIQGLEALKNEHNSILHSLLETIKCLKKDEEANLVHEKSNLLRKSVEMIELGLGEAQVMMALSNHLNAVESEKQKLRAQVRRLCQENQWLRDELANTQQKLQKSEQSVAQLEEEKKHLEFMNQLKKYDEDVSPTQEEKDRETPKDSLDDLFPNDEEEHGQGMQHQHNSAAVAAAQQGGYEIPARLRTLHNLVIQYASQGRYEVAVPLCKQALEDLEKTSGHDHPDVATMLNILALVYRDQNKYKEAAHLLNDALSIREKTLGKDHPAVAATLNNLAVLYGKRGKYKEAEPLCKRALEIREKVLGKDHPDVAKQLNNLALLCQNQGKYEEVEYYYCRALEIYESRLGPDDPNVAKTKNNLASCFLKQGKYKEAEILYKEILTRAHEKEFGSVDAENKPIWMHAEEREEMSKGKHRDNTPYGEYGGWYKACKVNSPTVNTTLRNLGALYRRQGKLEAAETLEECAVRSRKQGIDPIHQTRVVEILKDTDGDRRRSRDSLSSVKYESGSETGEEA